In Halobaculum magnesiiphilum, the following proteins share a genomic window:
- a CDS encoding DUF7563 family protein yields MARTCQNCGATVTERYARVFAPDATAGPRVCPNCEDLVRDGASVREARANRG; encoded by the coding sequence ATGGCTCGGACGTGCCAGAACTGCGGGGCAACGGTGACGGAGCGCTACGCTCGGGTGTTCGCGCCCGACGCGACGGCAGGACCGCGGGTGTGTCCGAACTGCGAGGACCTCGTGCGCGACGGCGCGAGCGTCCGCGAGGCCCGCGCGAACCGCGGGTAG
- a CDS encoding bacterio-opsin activator domain-containing protein produces MLIAEFTLSTPVLRDALAAAPEVTADLERTIEGDTTRIEFFARGDDLTRFEDALGNDESVEDVRVLGEGPDFRFYRATLAPETTQRTASHVFADTGARPVSASGDHTGWDFRVQFPDREALAAYRDSCRKRNVSFTLHALYERADPRAEADEYGLAGDHGTV; encoded by the coding sequence ATGCTCATCGCCGAATTCACGCTGTCGACGCCAGTCCTCCGCGACGCCCTCGCGGCCGCGCCCGAGGTGACGGCCGACCTCGAGCGGACGATCGAGGGTGACACAACGCGCATCGAGTTCTTCGCCCGCGGCGACGACCTGACCCGCTTCGAGGACGCCCTCGGCAACGACGAGTCCGTCGAGGACGTGCGCGTGCTCGGCGAGGGACCGGACTTCCGGTTCTACCGTGCGACGCTCGCGCCCGAGACGACCCAGCGGACCGCCTCCCACGTGTTCGCCGACACCGGCGCCCGCCCGGTGTCCGCCAGCGGCGACCACACGGGATGGGACTTCCGCGTGCAGTTCCCCGACCGCGAGGCGCTGGCGGCCTACCGCGACAGCTGCCGCAAGCGGAACGTCTCGTTCACGCTCCACGCGCTGTACGAACGCGCCGACCCGCGCGCGGAAGCCGACGAGTACGGGCTCGCCGGCGATCACGGGACGGTCTGA
- a CDS encoding thiamine-phosphate synthase family protein has protein sequence MRFIEEVVVDEFLPTVRALLAESLRERDLTQREVADALGISQSAVSKYAHGDVATNDRVADDERVREAVDRVAEGLASGDLSRVGALVELEVLIRRLEAGDLLAELHEAAMPELAGAEYDFAVHDPDSGLRDRERTLSSLRRGVRTLTATSGFAGLIPHVGSNLVECVPGAVDIDDVAAVPGRIFDVKGTARVPSDPEFGVSEHVAGVLLSARAAGVDARAAVNVRYDPDLVEMLSELGVEAVEFEPNDHGETDAGAPDDPVRAAVAGRLGNGAGAGSDEGAAGDATDDRDGATDALGDVFAVYQTGGVGVEPVLYVVGPDAPTVSRRVRDIL, from the coding sequence ATGAGGTTCATCGAGGAGGTCGTCGTCGACGAGTTCCTGCCGACCGTCCGCGCGCTGCTTGCGGAGTCGCTGCGCGAGCGCGACCTGACCCAGCGGGAGGTCGCCGACGCGCTCGGCATCAGCCAGTCGGCGGTGTCGAAGTACGCCCACGGCGACGTGGCGACCAACGACCGCGTCGCCGACGACGAGCGGGTCCGCGAGGCCGTCGACCGCGTCGCCGAGGGGCTCGCGTCGGGGGACCTGAGTCGCGTCGGCGCGCTCGTGGAGCTCGAGGTGCTGATCCGGCGACTGGAGGCGGGCGACCTGCTCGCGGAGCTCCACGAGGCGGCGATGCCGGAGCTGGCGGGCGCGGAGTACGACTTCGCGGTCCACGACCCCGACAGCGGCCTGCGCGACCGCGAGCGGACGCTCTCCTCGCTGCGCCGCGGCGTCCGGACGCTCACCGCGACCTCCGGGTTCGCGGGGCTCATCCCCCACGTCGGCTCGAACCTCGTGGAGTGCGTGCCCGGCGCCGTCGACATCGACGACGTGGCGGCCGTCCCGGGGCGGATCTTCGACGTGAAGGGGACCGCCCGCGTGCCGAGCGACCCCGAGTTCGGCGTCAGCGAACACGTCGCCGGCGTGTTGCTGTCGGCGCGGGCGGCGGGCGTCGACGCCCGCGCGGCCGTGAACGTCCGCTATGACCCCGACCTCGTGGAGATGCTGTCCGAACTCGGCGTCGAGGCCGTCGAGTTCGAGCCGAACGATCACGGCGAGACCGACGCCGGCGCCCCGGACGACCCCGTTCGCGCGGCCGTGGCGGGCCGTCTCGGCAACGGGGCGGGCGCCGGCAGCGACGAGGGCGCCGCCGGCGACGCGACCGACGACCGCGACGGCGCAACGGACGCCCTCGGCGACGTGTTCGCCGTCTACCAGACCGGCGGCGTCGGCGTCGAGCCGGTGTTGTACGTCGTCGGCCCGGACGCGCCGACGGTCTCCCGGAGGGTTCGCGACATCCTGTAG
- the dcd gene encoding dCTP deaminase: MILSDTDILARLEEGDLAIDPLDDVDTQVQPASVDLRLGSEFLEFRRTNIPCIHPTDAREVDEYVEETHVPEGDDFILHPGDFVLGTTKETVAIPDDIVAHVEGRSSLGRLAIVVHATAGLCDPGYRGQITLELSNLGNAPVALSPGMRISQLTFTELKTPADRPYGEERGSKYQDQSGPQASRIGNDPEFATGDADESGGDGESGR, encoded by the coding sequence ATGATACTCTCGGACACCGACATCCTCGCCCGGCTCGAGGAGGGCGACCTCGCGATCGATCCGCTCGACGACGTGGACACGCAGGTCCAGCCCGCGAGCGTCGACCTCCGGCTCGGCTCGGAGTTCCTGGAGTTCCGCCGGACGAACATCCCCTGCATCCACCCGACCGACGCCCGCGAGGTCGACGAGTACGTCGAGGAGACCCACGTCCCCGAGGGCGACGACTTCATCCTCCACCCGGGCGACTTCGTGCTCGGCACGACCAAGGAGACGGTCGCCATCCCCGACGACATCGTCGCGCACGTCGAGGGGCGCTCCTCGCTGGGCCGGCTGGCGATCGTCGTCCACGCGACCGCCGGACTCTGCGACCCGGGATACCGCGGACAGATCACCCTCGAACTGTCGAACCTGGGCAACGCGCCCGTCGCCCTCTCGCCGGGCATGCGCATCTCGCAGCTCACGTTCACGGAGCTGAAGACGCCCGCAGACCGGCCCTACGGCGAGGAACGCGGCTCGAAGTACCAGGACCAGTCCGGCCCGCAGGCGTCGCGCATCGGCAACGACCCCGAGTTCGCGACCGGGGACGCCGACGAGTCCGGCGGGGACGGGGAGTCCGGACGATGA
- a CDS encoding pyridoxal phosphate-dependent aminotransferase: protein MHEPTARVRACDRSRIRVMFDLAQELEREGRDLVRLEVGEPDFDTPEHVVDAAVAAARGGHTHYTSNAGLPKLREAVSDTLAREYDVRHAADEVVVTTGGMEALHLAVLSTVEPGSEVLLPSPSWPNYWTQARLADATPVEVPMPAPDYDLDADTLIAEMNDDTSLVILCSPSNPTGRTADPDEVRAVVDAAADHGAYVIADEVYAKLTYDREPTGVAALTGHPQHVLTVGSCSKTYAMTGWRVGWLAGDPAVVDEATKIRESTTACTGSVAQHAAIAALTGPQEPVEEMYDAFRERRDYVADRLSDMPGVTAPEPEGAFYAFLNPDTDEASLPLAKRLCEDAGVVLAPGDGFGEAGRGQLRLSFANSMERLEEGLDRIEEAL, encoded by the coding sequence ATGCACGAACCGACCGCCCGCGTCCGCGCGTGCGACCGCTCGCGGATCCGCGTGATGTTCGACCTCGCCCAGGAGTTGGAGCGGGAGGGCCGCGACCTCGTCCGCCTCGAGGTCGGCGAGCCCGACTTCGACACGCCCGAGCACGTCGTCGACGCCGCGGTCGCGGCCGCCCGCGGCGGACACACCCACTACACCTCCAACGCGGGCCTCCCCAAGTTACGGGAGGCCGTCTCCGACACCCTCGCGCGCGAGTACGACGTTCGGCACGCGGCCGACGAGGTCGTCGTCACCACCGGTGGGATGGAGGCGCTCCACCTCGCGGTGCTCTCGACCGTCGAACCCGGCAGCGAGGTGCTCCTGCCGTCGCCGTCGTGGCCGAACTACTGGACGCAGGCGAGACTGGCCGACGCGACGCCCGTCGAGGTGCCGATGCCCGCGCCCGACTACGATCTGGACGCCGACACCCTGATCGCTGAGATGAACGACGACACCTCGCTCGTGATCCTCTGCTCACCCTCGAACCCCACCGGCCGGACCGCCGACCCCGACGAGGTGCGCGCGGTCGTCGACGCGGCCGCCGACCACGGCGCCTACGTCATCGCCGACGAGGTGTACGCGAAGCTCACGTACGACCGCGAACCCACGGGCGTCGCCGCCCTGACCGGGCACCCCCAGCACGTGCTCACGGTCGGCTCCTGCTCGAAGACGTATGCGATGACCGGCTGGCGCGTCGGCTGGCTCGCAGGCGACCCGGCGGTCGTCGACGAGGCGACGAAGATCCGGGAGTCGACGACCGCCTGCACCGGGAGCGTCGCCCAACACGCCGCGATCGCCGCGCTCACCGGCCCGCAGGAGCCCGTCGAGGAGATGTACGACGCCTTCCGCGAGCGTCGCGACTACGTCGCAGACCGGCTCTCGGACATGCCCGGTGTCACCGCGCCGGAGCCGGAGGGCGCCTTCTACGCGTTCCTGAACCCCGACACCGACGAGGCGAGCCTCCCGCTGGCGAAGCGTCTCTGTGAGGACGCCGGCGTCGTGCTCGCGCCCGGCGACGGCTTCGGCGAGGCCGGGCGCGGGCAGCTCCGGCTCTCCTTCGCAAACTCTATGGAGCGACTGGAGGAGGGACTGGACCGGATCGAGGAGGCGCTGTAG
- a CDS encoding KEOPS complex subunit Pcc1, with product MPAPDAYDHRAVLRFPYPDQRRASVVHGAIAVEVGDIDDERSTAAVDRAGDTVEVTVRARDLVALRAGVNTWTRLVETAETVAATAER from the coding sequence GTGCCCGCACCCGACGCGTACGACCACCGCGCGGTCCTTCGCTTTCCGTACCCCGACCAGCGGCGCGCCAGCGTCGTCCACGGGGCGATCGCCGTCGAAGTCGGCGACATCGACGACGAGCGGTCGACGGCCGCCGTCGACCGCGCGGGCGACACTGTCGAGGTAACCGTCCGCGCGCGCGACCTCGTCGCGCTCCGCGCGGGCGTCAACACATGGACCCGGCTCGTCGAGACGGCCGAGACGGTGGCGGCGACGGCGGAGCGGTAA
- a CDS encoding archaellin/type IV pilin N-terminal domain-containing protein has product MFEFITDEEARGQVGIGTLIVFIAMVLVAAIAAGVLINTAGFLQSKSQETGQQSSKQVSDRLQEVSTVGSVNDAGDAVDIVNVTVTQAPGAGEIDIHNATVTWIGPSGTDQLIANTSAEYESLAGGLQSNEFSYQTVKDSDDSNNVLNDADDRLNLVFDTSVINGELGEGSEVTIKVNTMAGATTSIRFTVPESLGNKEAVEL; this is encoded by the coding sequence ATGTTCGAATTCATCACGGACGAGGAAGCGCGCGGGCAGGTAGGGATCGGGACGCTCATCGTGTTCATCGCGATGGTGCTGGTGGCGGCGATCGCCGCCGGCGTCCTCATCAACACCGCCGGCTTCCTCCAGAGCAAGTCACAGGAAACGGGACAGCAGTCGAGCAAGCAGGTCAGCGATCGCCTCCAGGAGGTCTCGACCGTCGGGAGCGTGAACGACGCCGGCGACGCCGTCGACATCGTGAACGTGACCGTGACGCAGGCGCCCGGCGCCGGCGAGATCGACATCCACAACGCCACGGTCACCTGGATCGGCCCCAGCGGAACGGATCAGTTGATCGCGAACACCTCCGCCGAGTACGAGAGCCTCGCCGGGGGCCTCCAGAGCAACGAGTTCTCCTACCAGACGGTGAAGGACTCCGACGACTCGAACAACGTCCTCAACGACGCCGACGACCGCCTGAACCTCGTGTTCGACACCAGCGTCATCAACGGTGAACTCGGCGAGGGCAGCGAAGTGACGATCAAGGTCAACACGATGGCCGGCGCGACGACGAGCATCCGCTTCACGGTCCCCGAGTCGCTCGGGAACAAGGAAGCAGTCGAGCTGTAA
- a CDS encoding class I SAM-dependent methyltransferase, with translation MVPSRDRPDPSAPEFYTRIARAYDALARRGPFVATLRRALADALDPATNATVVEFGCGTGANRPYVEDRLGADGTYVGVDFAPGVLHVARERGRERERERDEGDRDGGSGTGAAGHFVRGDATRPPLRPDAVDACCGAFVVGMLPEPAAAVREWADLVGPGGRIALLDLARTTRSGWRALNPAFDLFVRAGSPPGTAKSLELSPATVQDERVAAAHRALREACADVEYRTLLGGFARVSAGTVE, from the coding sequence GTGGTCCCCTCGCGTGACCGCCCGGACCCGTCGGCCCCGGAGTTCTACACCCGGATCGCCCGCGCGTACGACGCGCTCGCCAGACGCGGCCCCTTCGTGGCGACGCTCCGGCGGGCGCTGGCGGACGCGCTCGATCCCGCCACGAACGCGACTGTCGTCGAGTTCGGCTGCGGCACCGGCGCGAACCGGCCGTACGTCGAGGACCGCCTCGGCGCCGACGGAACGTACGTCGGCGTCGACTTCGCGCCCGGCGTGCTCCACGTCGCGCGCGAACGCGGACGGGAACGCGAGCGAGAACGCGACGAGGGCGACCGCGACGGGGGAAGCGGGACGGGCGCCGCCGGTCACTTCGTCCGCGGCGACGCGACCCGCCCGCCGCTTCGTCCCGACGCCGTCGACGCCTGCTGTGGCGCGTTCGTCGTGGGGATGCTCCCGGAGCCTGCGGCGGCGGTTCGCGAGTGGGCCGACCTCGTCGGCCCGGGCGGCCGGATCGCGCTGTTGGATCTGGCGCGGACGACGCGGTCGGGGTGGCGAGCGCTGAATCCGGCGTTCGACCTGTTCGTGCGCGCGGGGTCGCCGCCGGGGACGGCGAAGTCGCTGGAGCTGTCGCCGGCGACCGTCCAGGACGAGCGCGTCGCCGCGGCCCACCGCGCGCTCCGGGAGGCGTGTGCGGACGTGGAGTACCGGACGCTGCTCGGCGGGTTCGCGCGGGTGAGCGCGGGGACCGTCGAGTAG
- a CDS encoding VOC family protein, whose amino-acid sequence MNAAAIDHFVLTVSDVSASCDFYESLGAEVVTFGDDRKAVRFGDQKINLHPTDGDVTPVAAEPTVGAGDFCLLTETPIETVEAELRERGIEIVEGPVERTGAVAPITSVYVRDPDGNLVEIATA is encoded by the coding sequence ATGAACGCGGCGGCGATCGACCACTTCGTGCTCACCGTCTCGGACGTGAGCGCGAGCTGTGACTTCTACGAGTCGCTGGGGGCGGAGGTCGTGACCTTCGGCGACGACCGGAAGGCGGTCCGCTTCGGCGACCAGAAGATCAACCTCCACCCGACCGACGGCGACGTGACGCCCGTGGCGGCCGAGCCGACCGTCGGCGCCGGCGACTTCTGTCTGCTGACGGAGACGCCGATCGAGACCGTCGAGGCCGAACTCCGCGAGCGCGGGATCGAGATCGTCGAGGGGCCGGTCGAGCGAACCGGCGCGGTGGCGCCGATCACGTCGGTGTACGTCCGCGACCCCGACGGCAACCTCGTCGAGATCGCGACGGCCTGA
- a CDS encoding DUF2103 domain-containing protein, with the protein MNCRRCGSSLRKPGDYCLACDTANCESVVIEFGADRATLTMLGFEPEHPPDDFDPASLVLGETTVTTVPDDGERTAKVQLRNFAGRVADEVRRKRPETVYAAGERDPLREARAQLHYEFYRVPDDDPVGAVLARRGEPALEVVDAPAEAKIGGSHSTLIGERTGMKAILAAAEHPHVKKVIPGPIDAGGSGSRTGLRAKVTRADEHGNVRLLLRDGSSVQENRVVTTAGDRETGERVRDDLNEVLQESGFGEDGDR; encoded by the coding sequence ATGAACTGCCGGCGGTGTGGCTCGTCCCTTCGCAAGCCGGGGGACTACTGTCTCGCCTGCGACACCGCCAACTGCGAGAGCGTCGTGATCGAGTTCGGGGCCGACCGCGCGACGCTCACGATGCTCGGGTTCGAACCCGAGCACCCGCCCGACGACTTCGACCCCGCGTCGCTGGTGCTCGGGGAGACGACGGTCACGACCGTCCCCGACGACGGCGAGCGCACCGCGAAGGTGCAGCTCAGGAACTTCGCCGGCCGCGTCGCCGACGAGGTACGGCGCAAGCGCCCCGAGACGGTGTACGCCGCCGGCGAGCGCGATCCGTTGCGGGAGGCCCGCGCGCAACTGCACTACGAGTTCTACCGCGTCCCCGACGACGACCCAGTCGGCGCCGTGCTCGCCCGCCGCGGCGAGCCGGCCCTGGAGGTGGTCGACGCGCCGGCGGAGGCGAAGATCGGCGGCTCGCACTCGACGCTCATCGGCGAGCGAACGGGAATGAAGGCGATCCTCGCGGCCGCCGAGCACCCGCACGTGAAGAAGGTGATCCCCGGCCCCATCGACGCCGGCGGCTCCGGGTCGCGCACGGGACTGCGCGCGAAGGTGACCCGCGCCGACGAGCACGGGAACGTCCGGCTGCTCCTGCGTGACGGGTCGAGCGTGCAGGAAAATCGCGTCGTCACGACCGCCGGCGACCGCGAGACGGGCGAGCGGGTGCGCGACGACCTGAACGAGGTGCTCCAGGAGTCGGGGTTCGGGGAGGACGGCGATCGGTAG
- a CDS encoding YIP1 family protein: MSRPRTPLLRPSRYYEAHDGSPPFAHAAAAVAVVTLATAGGLAVFLGEFAAALDVPITVDNPAYPGEPFCEDSMFDDTPTGCGEPTEVERNLGALVAEELSWLPPATVVLVPVVWLVQGGVLHAASALADGEGAFADTLAVAGWGMVPSLGRLLAVGVLVISRLRTVALPENPEGALDALRVAIGGVELVGLLAAVVVAVWAGVIRTYGLADARDHSVGTAATIVGVLTAIGLVFELF, from the coding sequence ATGTCGCGTCCCCGCACGCCCCTCCTCCGACCGAGTCGCTACTACGAGGCCCACGACGGCTCGCCCCCGTTCGCCCACGCGGCCGCCGCGGTCGCGGTCGTCACCCTCGCCACCGCCGGCGGGCTGGCCGTCTTCCTCGGCGAGTTCGCCGCCGCCCTCGACGTGCCGATCACCGTCGACAACCCGGCGTACCCCGGCGAGCCGTTCTGCGAGGACTCGATGTTCGACGACACGCCGACCGGCTGCGGGGAGCCGACGGAGGTCGAGCGGAACCTGGGCGCGCTCGTCGCCGAGGAGCTGTCGTGGCTCCCGCCGGCGACCGTCGTACTCGTCCCGGTAGTCTGGCTCGTGCAGGGCGGCGTCCTCCACGCCGCGAGCGCGCTCGCCGACGGCGAGGGCGCGTTCGCCGACACGCTCGCGGTCGCGGGCTGGGGGATGGTACCGAGCCTGGGCCGCCTGCTCGCCGTCGGCGTGCTGGTGATCTCCCGCCTTCGAACGGTCGCGCTCCCGGAGAACCCCGAGGGTGCGCTCGACGCCCTCCGGGTGGCGATCGGCGGCGTCGAACTGGTCGGCCTGCTCGCGGCCGTCGTCGTCGCGGTCTGGGCCGGCGTGATCCGGACGTACGGGCTGGCGGACGCCCGCGACCACTCGGTCGGGACCGCCGCGACGATCGTCGGCGTCCTCACCGCGATCGGGCTGGTGTTCGAGCTGTTTTGA
- the pth2 gene encoding peptidyl-tRNA hydrolase Pth2 codes for MKQAIVVRTDLGMGTGKLAAQVAHASLSAYEDTGRKARKAWKGEGQKKVVLKAAGESQIFELADRAEREGLPHAVIRDAGHTQLDPGTVTTLAVGPGEESIVDKVTGDLSLY; via the coding sequence ATGAAGCAGGCCATCGTCGTCCGCACCGACCTCGGGATGGGGACGGGGAAGCTGGCCGCGCAGGTCGCCCACGCGTCGCTGTCGGCCTACGAGGACACCGGCAGGAAGGCCCGGAAGGCGTGGAAGGGCGAGGGACAGAAGAAGGTCGTCCTCAAGGCCGCCGGCGAGTCGCAGATCTTCGAGCTGGCCGACCGCGCCGAGCGCGAGGGGCTCCCGCACGCGGTCATCCGCGACGCCGGGCACACGCAGCTCGATCCCGGAACCGTCACCACGCTGGCGGTCGGCCCGGGCGAGGAGTCCATCGTCGACAAGGTGACCGGCGACCTCTCGCTGTACTGA
- a CDS encoding DNA-directed RNA polymerase subunit P: MSYKCSRCKRDVELDEYGGVRCPYCGHRVLLKERAPDVKEVDVS; encoded by the coding sequence ATGAGCTACAAGTGTTCCCGGTGCAAGCGCGACGTCGAGCTCGACGAGTACGGCGGCGTGCGTTGCCCGTACTGCGGACACCGCGTGCTCCTCAAGGAGCGCGCGCCCGACGTGAAGGAAGTCGACGTTTCCTGA
- a CDS encoding glutathione S-transferase family protein, with product MSDATNMLVDGEWRTGVRRDTGDSGEFERTETSFRDWIDGSVPEPGADPVDNPEFPAEPDRYHVYICRACPWAHRVAMTRALKGLDDVISLSLTQPERYDEGWEFSEEQPDPLYGADYLREIYTRADDEYTGRVTVPVLWDKQRETVVNNESEEIMRMLDTAFDDLGNGVDLYPEGSREAVDDLIDDIYPRINNGVYRAGFASTQAAYDEAVDELFAALDEYDDLLADRRYLAGDRLTEADVAMFATLIRFDHVYHTHFRCNRRGIHEYDTLWEYTKDIYQTPGIERTVNVDHITRHYYKSHESLNPKRIVPTGPDIDFAESHDRDRLDGGPPAELAADVTAE from the coding sequence ATGAGCGACGCGACCAACATGCTCGTCGACGGCGAGTGGCGCACCGGCGTCCGCCGCGACACGGGCGACTCCGGCGAGTTCGAGCGAACCGAGACCAGCTTCCGCGACTGGATCGACGGCTCGGTGCCGGAGCCGGGCGCCGACCCCGTCGACAACCCCGAGTTCCCCGCCGAGCCCGACCGCTATCACGTGTATATCTGTCGAGCCTGCCCGTGGGCCCACCGCGTCGCCATGACGCGGGCGCTGAAGGGGCTCGACGACGTCATCTCGCTGTCGCTCACGCAGCCAGAGCGCTACGACGAGGGGTGGGAGTTCTCCGAGGAGCAGCCGGACCCGCTGTACGGCGCCGACTACCTCCGGGAGATCTACACGAGGGCGGACGACGAGTACACCGGCCGCGTGACGGTCCCCGTCCTCTGGGACAAGCAGCGCGAGACCGTCGTCAACAACGAGAGCGAGGAGATCATGCGGATGCTCGACACCGCCTTCGACGATCTCGGCAACGGCGTCGACCTCTACCCCGAGGGCTCCCGCGAGGCGGTGGACGACCTGATCGACGACATCTACCCGCGGATCAACAACGGCGTCTACCGCGCGGGGTTCGCGAGCACGCAGGCGGCGTACGACGAGGCCGTCGACGAGCTGTTCGCCGCCCTCGACGAGTACGACGACCTGCTCGCCGACCGGCGCTATCTCGCCGGCGACCGGCTCACCGAGGCGGACGTGGCGATGTTCGCGACGCTGATCCGGTTCGACCACGTCTATCACACCCACTTCCGGTGTAACCGCCGCGGGATCCACGAGTACGACACCCTCTGGGAGTACACGAAGGACATCTATCAGACGCCGGGAATCGAGCGGACGGTCAACGTCGACCACATCACCCGCCACTACTACAAGTCCCACGAGAGCCTCAATCCCAAGCGGATCGTGCCGACCGGACCCGACATCGACTTCGCCGAGTCCCACGACCGCGACCGCCTCGACGGCGGTCCGCCCGCCGAGCTGGCGGCCGACGTGACCGCGGAGTGA
- the truD gene encoding tRNA pseudouridine(13) synthase TruD — protein sequence MREAHPRERATGVDHYVSDADGIGGRLRVAPEDFRVRERERMDPEPLDAHEGSYPFLLLRATLRRWDTNDFASALSNAMGASRERVSWAGTKDKHAVTTQLFTVRDADPEEIPDLDGADIEVLGRVGRDLTFGDLAGNEFAIRIRETEEDPAPITRDLRAFAAGDSDSAAAGDSDSTVAAADTAVEIAVPNYFGHQRFGSRRPITHEVGLAAIRGDWRGAVLAYCGNPYDTEPEDSQRAREVVEDQADADSPDWSAALDAMPGRLRYERSMLHRLDEGADWREALEAVPSNLQRLFVNAAQSYVFNRILSERLRRGLPFERPVAGDVVAFVERDTQFPKPDMDRLQRATEGRVDTLARHCERGRAFVTAPLVGTETALADGEPGEIEREILRDLDVGPGDFELPGEFASTGTRRAILLPTDLTVSEEDGDPVFEFALPSGSYATAVLREYMKCDPERL from the coding sequence ATGCGGGAGGCCCACCCCCGCGAGCGCGCCACCGGCGTCGACCACTACGTCAGCGACGCCGACGGGATCGGCGGCCGCCTCCGCGTCGCCCCCGAGGACTTCCGCGTCCGCGAGCGCGAGCGGATGGACCCGGAACCGCTCGACGCCCACGAGGGATCGTATCCGTTCCTCCTCCTGCGGGCGACCCTCCGCCGCTGGGACACCAACGACTTCGCGAGCGCGCTGTCGAACGCGATGGGCGCCAGCCGCGAGCGCGTCTCGTGGGCCGGCACGAAGGACAAACACGCCGTCACCACGCAGCTGTTCACGGTCCGCGACGCCGACCCCGAGGAGATCCCGGACCTCGACGGCGCCGACATCGAGGTGCTCGGGCGGGTCGGGCGCGACCTCACCTTCGGCGACCTCGCGGGCAACGAGTTCGCGATCCGGATCCGCGAGACCGAGGAGGATCCGGCCCCCATCACCCGCGACCTGCGGGCGTTCGCCGCCGGCGACAGCGACAGCGCTGCCGCCGGCGACAGCGACAGCACCGTTGCCGCCGCCGACACGGCGGTCGAGATCGCGGTGCCGAACTACTTCGGCCACCAGCGCTTCGGGAGCCGCCGGCCGATCACCCACGAGGTCGGCCTCGCGGCGATCCGCGGCGACTGGCGCGGCGCGGTGCTCGCCTACTGCGGCAACCCGTACGACACCGAGCCGGAGGACTCCCAGCGCGCCCGCGAGGTCGTCGAGGACCAGGCGGACGCCGACAGCCCGGACTGGAGCGCCGCGCTCGACGCGATGCCGGGGCGCCTGCGCTACGAGCGTTCGATGCTCCACCGGCTCGACGAGGGCGCCGACTGGCGCGAGGCGCTCGAGGCGGTCCCGTCGAACCTCCAGCGGCTGTTCGTCAACGCCGCGCAGTCGTACGTGTTCAACCGGATCCTCTCGGAGCGCCTGCGCCGCGGGCTGCCGTTCGAGCGTCCGGTCGCGGGCGACGTGGTCGCGTTCGTCGAGCGGGACACGCAGTTTCCGAAGCCGGACATGGACCGGCTCCAGCGGGCGACCGAGGGGCGCGTCGACACGCTCGCGCGCCACTGCGAGCGCGGGCGGGCGTTCGTCACCGCGCCGCTGGTGGGCACCGAGACGGCCCTCGCGGACGGCGAGCCCGGCGAGATCGAACGCGAGATCCTCCGCGACCTCGACGTGGGGCCGGGCGACTTCGAGCTGCCGGGGGAGTTCGCCTCCACGGGAACCCGTCGGGCGATCCTGCTCCCGACGGACCTGACGGTCTCCGAGGAGGATGGCGACCCGGTGTTCGAGTTCGCGCTGCCGTCCGGGTCGTACGCGACGGCGGTGCTTCGGGAGTACATGAAGTGCGATCCGGAGCGGCTCTAG
- a CDS encoding 50S ribosomal protein L37ae, protein MAEQQKARKVGSAGRFGARYGRVARKRVSDIEAEMENATVDGDSVKRIGTGVWVNEETGETFTGGAYRPQTPGGRSVRRSIRAALEDESDDE, encoded by the coding sequence ATGGCTGAACAGCAGAAGGCGCGGAAGGTCGGCAGCGCCGGCCGCTTCGGCGCGCGATACGGGCGCGTCGCCCGAAAGCGCGTGTCGGACATCGAGGCAGAGATGGAGAACGCCACCGTCGACGGCGACTCGGTCAAGCGCATCGGCACCGGCGTGTGGGTCAACGAGGAGACCGGCGAGACGTTCACCGGCGGCGCCTACCGGCCGCAGACGCCGGGCGGTCGCTCGGTGCGGCGCAGCATCCGCGCCGCCCTCGAAGACGAGAGCGACGACGAGTAA